From a single Sinomonas atrocyanea genomic region:
- a CDS encoding 3-hydroxyacyl-CoA dehydrogenase family protein, translating into MGKINLAEGLPARVGVLGGGRMGAGIAHAFLMGGADVVVVERDEQAAQGARERVEASVAKSIERGAAEGNLDEILESFSTSVDYADFGARDLVVEAVPEDPALKVSALTAVEAELAPGAFLATNTSSLSVSKLAESLARPERFLGLHFFNPVPASTLIEVVIAEKTSPETEAAARGWVAGLGKTAVVVKDAPGFASSRLGVAIALEAMRMVEEGVASAEDIDNAMVLGYKHPTGPLKTTDIVGLDVRLGIAEYLASTLGDRFAPPQILRDKVAAGELGRKSGKGFYDWT; encoded by the coding sequence ATGGGAAAGATCAACCTGGCCGAGGGCCTGCCCGCCCGCGTGGGCGTGCTCGGCGGCGGCCGCATGGGCGCCGGGATCGCGCACGCGTTCCTCATGGGCGGGGCGGACGTGGTCGTCGTCGAGCGCGACGAGCAGGCCGCCCAGGGGGCCCGGGAACGGGTCGAGGCGTCGGTGGCGAAGTCGATCGAGCGCGGCGCGGCCGAGGGCAACCTCGATGAGATCCTCGAGTCCTTCTCCACGAGCGTGGACTACGCCGACTTCGGCGCCCGGGACCTCGTGGTCGAGGCCGTCCCCGAGGACCCGGCCCTGAAGGTCTCGGCGCTGACCGCGGTCGAGGCCGAGCTCGCTCCGGGCGCGTTCCTGGCCACCAACACCTCCTCGCTGTCCGTCTCGAAGCTCGCCGAGTCCCTCGCCCGGCCCGAGCGGTTCCTGGGCCTGCACTTCTTCAACCCGGTCCCGGCCTCGACCCTGATCGAGGTGGTCATCGCCGAGAAGACCTCCCCGGAGACCGAGGCCGCCGCGCGCGGCTGGGTCGCCGGGCTCGGCAAGACGGCCGTGGTGGTCAAGGACGCCCCCGGGTTCGCGTCCTCGCGCCTCGGCGTGGCAATCGCGCTCGAGGCGATGCGCATGGTCGAGGAGGGCGTCGCGTCCGCGGAGGACATCGACAACGCCATGGTCCTGGGCTACAAGCACCCCACGGGCCCGCTGAAGACCACCGACATCGTGGGCCTGGACGTCCGGCTCGGCATCGCCGAGTACCTGGCCTCCACCCTCGGCGACCGCTTCGCCCCGCCCCAGATCCTGCGCGACAAGGTCGCCGCCGGAGAGCTCGGGCGCAAGAGCGGCAAGGGCTTCTACGACTGGACCTGA
- a CDS encoding enoyl-CoA hydratase/isomerase family protein, which translates to MDASGFATLVVEEAADRLHARLHRPAVRNAIDAAMVDELHAVCAHLEAHPKVLILSGTPADPATGAKGVFASGADIAQLRQRRRDDALAGINSGVFDRVARLPMPVIAALEGYALGGGAELAYAADFRIGTESLRVGNPETGLGIMAAAGATWRLRELVGEPLAKEILLAGRVLKGPECLAAGLITELVEPEDLIPAAHRLADRIGAQDPLAVRISKAVFHSPREVHPLIDTLAQGMLFESQAKFDRMQAFLDRKKKQ; encoded by the coding sequence CTGGACGCGTCAGGCTTCGCCACGCTCGTGGTCGAGGAGGCCGCGGACCGGCTGCACGCGCGGCTGCACCGTCCGGCGGTGCGCAATGCGATCGACGCGGCGATGGTGGACGAGCTGCACGCCGTCTGCGCGCATCTCGAGGCCCACCCGAAGGTCCTGATCCTCTCGGGCACCCCGGCGGACCCCGCCACGGGTGCGAAGGGGGTCTTCGCCTCCGGCGCGGACATCGCCCAGCTGCGCCAGCGGCGGCGGGACGATGCGCTGGCGGGGATCAACTCGGGCGTCTTCGACCGCGTCGCCAGGCTCCCCATGCCCGTCATCGCCGCGCTGGAGGGCTATGCCCTCGGCGGCGGGGCGGAGCTGGCCTACGCGGCAGACTTCCGGATCGGCACCGAGTCCCTACGGGTGGGCAACCCCGAGACCGGGCTGGGGATCATGGCCGCCGCCGGGGCGACCTGGCGGCTGCGCGAACTCGTCGGCGAGCCGCTGGCCAAGGAGATCCTCCTGGCCGGGCGAGTCCTCAAGGGCCCCGAATGCCTCGCGGCCGGGCTCATCACCGAACTCGTGGAGCCCGAGGACCTGATCCCGGCCGCGCACCGGCTCGCGGACCGGATCGGCGCCCAGGACCCGCTGGCCGTGCGGATCTCCAAGGCCGTCTTCCACAGCCCGCGGGAGGTCCACCCCCTCATCGACACCCTGGCCCAGGGGATGCTGTTCGAGTCCCAGGCCAAGTTCGACCGCATGCAGGCATTCCTCGACCGAAAGAAGAAGCAGTAA
- a CDS encoding GDSL-type esterase/lipase family protein, whose product MPLSLKLPRRTLAAGAALLVAGAGAVSAAPATAAPPPSVPAASSTPHVSYVNLGDSYAAGWGADAPAASVNPDVGWGNCLVGGRPDEVTLLSELKNVSLAGDFACTGATVGTNTTGRPTIGEEIAAASAARKLTTTTNLVTVSAGGNDIDFGTIIGVCARGTLGDCQQAAAAALLKAQQIDVAGTVAAIHAAAKHAVVAWVGYPHLFAAMAVGSCLLRRRRSSTRAPTRSTPNSPALSGRRAAPRASGPSTST is encoded by the coding sequence ATGCCCCTTTCACTGAAGCTTCCCCGCCGTACCCTCGCCGCCGGCGCAGCGCTCCTCGTGGCGGGCGCCGGCGCTGTGTCTGCCGCCCCCGCGACGGCCGCGCCTCCGCCTTCCGTCCCCGCTGCCTCCTCGACCCCTCACGTCAGCTACGTCAATCTGGGCGACTCCTATGCGGCGGGCTGGGGCGCGGATGCCCCCGCGGCCTCCGTGAACCCCGACGTCGGATGGGGCAACTGCCTCGTCGGCGGCCGCCCGGACGAGGTCACCCTGCTCTCCGAGCTCAAGAACGTCTCCCTGGCCGGCGACTTCGCGTGCACAGGAGCCACGGTGGGGACGAACACCACGGGCCGGCCGACGATTGGGGAGGAGATCGCCGCCGCCAGCGCGGCGCGGAAGCTCACCACCACCACCAACCTCGTCACGGTCAGCGCCGGCGGCAACGACATCGACTTCGGCACGATCATCGGGGTCTGTGCCCGCGGCACCCTCGGGGACTGCCAGCAGGCTGCCGCTGCCGCACTCCTCAAGGCACAGCAGATCGACGTCGCGGGAACCGTCGCGGCGATCCATGCTGCGGCGAAGCATGCAGTGGTCGCGTGGGTCGGCTACCCCCATCTGTTCGCGGCAATGGCGGTGGGGTCATGTCTCCTGCGGCGGCGTCGGTCTTCAACCAGGGCACCGACGCGCTCAACGCCGAACTCGCCGGCCTTGTCGGGGAGGCGGGCCGCACCGAGGGCGTCAGGACCCAGTACGTCGACGTGA
- a CDS encoding CPBP family intramembrane glutamic endopeptidase, with translation MLHSPSTSPARPRRFTRYTPTDALAIVLYLGLPFALVFLPFDRLAWLTRDPLVGTYLLNLALYAAVFVAAMVAARHYVVRDARILATRPWFTLGILPLLLVAMLIVTVIVVSLAGGVEVSVNQTGLEDMTAHVPWYLTAPLLVLIGPFVEEYIFRHLLIGKLSQYINRWICYAASVVLFAALHIAGREAITLQALAPYLGLGLVLVFAYAWTANNLMFSYSLHALKNLLSVVLMYTVDISSLTR, from the coding sequence ATGCTCCACTCGCCCTCCACGTCGCCCGCCAGGCCGCGGCGTTTCACCCGGTACACGCCCACGGACGCCCTCGCGATCGTGCTCTACCTCGGCCTGCCGTTCGCCCTGGTGTTCCTGCCGTTCGATCGGCTGGCCTGGCTGACCCGGGACCCGCTGGTGGGCACCTACCTGCTCAACCTCGCGCTCTACGCGGCCGTCTTCGTCGCCGCCATGGTGGCCGCGCGGCACTACGTGGTCCGGGACGCCCGCATCCTCGCGACCAGGCCATGGTTCACGCTGGGAATCCTTCCCCTGCTGCTCGTGGCCATGCTCATCGTGACGGTGATCGTGGTCTCGCTCGCGGGCGGGGTCGAGGTGTCGGTCAACCAGACCGGGCTCGAGGACATGACGGCCCATGTCCCCTGGTACCTCACGGCGCCCCTGCTCGTGCTGATCGGCCCCTTCGTCGAGGAGTACATCTTCCGGCACCTGCTGATCGGGAAGCTGAGCCAGTACATCAACCGATGGATCTGCTACGCGGCATCGGTGGTACTGTTCGCAGCGCTGCACATCGCGGGCCGCGAGGCGATCACCCTCCAGGCCCTCGCGCCGTACCTGGGGCTGGGCCTCGTGCTCGTCTTCGCGTACGCGTGGACGGCCAACAACCTCATGTTCAGCTACTCACTGCACGCCCTCAAGAACCTCCTGTCCGTGGTGCTCATGTACACCGTGGACATCAGTTCGCTCACTCGCTAG
- a CDS encoding GNAT family N-acetyltransferase, producing the protein MPFLDPVTLRGRLVTLEPLSQDHREELEDAVRDGELWRLWYTSVPRPEGMAAEIERRLALRDAGSMLPFAARRTSDGRVIGMTTYMNADAANRRVEIGSTWNAASAHGSGTNAESKLLLLGHAFEALGCIAVEFRTHWMNRQSRAAIERLGAKQDGVLRSHQLMPDGSLRDTVVYSVIASEWPMVRNGLELRLGRRG; encoded by the coding sequence ATGCCCTTCCTCGACCCCGTGACGCTGCGCGGCCGCCTCGTGACACTCGAGCCGCTCTCCCAGGACCACCGCGAGGAGCTCGAGGACGCGGTTCGGGACGGGGAGCTGTGGCGCCTCTGGTACACGTCCGTGCCGCGGCCAGAGGGAATGGCCGCGGAGATCGAGCGGCGGCTGGCACTGCGCGACGCCGGGTCGATGCTCCCGTTCGCCGCCCGCCGTACCTCCGATGGCCGGGTCATCGGGATGACCACGTACATGAACGCCGACGCCGCGAACCGCCGCGTGGAGATCGGCTCGACCTGGAACGCGGCGAGCGCGCACGGCTCGGGCACCAACGCGGAGTCCAAGCTCCTGCTCCTGGGCCATGCGTTCGAGGCCCTCGGCTGCATCGCGGTCGAGTTCCGCACGCACTGGATGAACCGGCAGTCCCGGGCGGCGATCGAGCGGCTCGGGGCCAAGCAGGACGGTGTGCTCCGCAGCCATCAGCTCATGCCCGACGGGTCGCTGCGGGACACCGTGGTCTACTCGGTGATCGCTTCGGAGTGGCCCATGGTCCGCAACGGGCTCGAGCTCCGGCTCGGCCGGAGGGGTTGA
- a CDS encoding acetyl-CoA C-acyltransferase, with product MAEAFLVGGARTPVGRYGGALSSVRPDDLAALTVRAAVERAGIDPALVDEVILGNANGAGEENRNVARMAWLLAGFPDSVPGITVNRLCASGLSAIIMASHMVKAGAADLVVAGGVESMSRAPWVMEKPAAAFAKPGAVFDTSIGWRFTNPAFLSGELSRDGKATFSMPETAEEVARVFDTSREDCDAFAVRSHERALAAIEAGRFAEEIVPVTVTGRKGATTVVDTDEGPRPGTSMDVLAKLRPVVKGGSVVTAGNASSLNDGASAIVVASEAAIERFGLAPRARILDGASAGVAPEIMGIGPVPATRKVLERQGVSVADLGAVELNEAFASQSLAVMRELKLDEDIVNADGGAIALGHPLGSSGSRLVVTLLGRMDRELGAGAGRKLGLATMCVGVGQGTALLIEGV from the coding sequence ATGGCTGAGGCTTTTCTGGTCGGCGGGGCGCGGACCCCGGTGGGGCGGTACGGGGGCGCGCTGTCCTCGGTGCGTCCGGACGATCTGGCGGCGCTGACGGTGCGGGCCGCGGTGGAGCGGGCGGGCATCGATCCCGCGCTCGTGGACGAGGTGATCCTGGGCAATGCCAACGGCGCGGGCGAGGAGAACCGGAACGTGGCCCGCATGGCGTGGCTGCTGGCCGGGTTCCCGGACAGCGTGCCGGGGATCACCGTGAACCGGCTGTGCGCCTCGGGCCTGTCCGCGATCATCATGGCCTCGCACATGGTCAAGGCCGGGGCTGCGGACCTCGTGGTGGCCGGTGGCGTCGAGTCGATGTCGCGCGCCCCGTGGGTGATGGAGAAGCCCGCCGCGGCGTTCGCCAAGCCCGGGGCGGTGTTCGACACCTCGATCGGGTGGCGCTTCACCAACCCCGCCTTCCTCTCGGGCGAGCTCTCCCGGGACGGGAAGGCTACGTTCTCGATGCCGGAGACGGCCGAGGAGGTGGCCCGCGTCTTCGACACCTCGCGCGAGGACTGCGACGCGTTCGCGGTCCGCTCCCACGAGCGCGCCCTGGCCGCGATCGAGGCCGGGCGGTTCGCCGAGGAGATCGTGCCGGTGACGGTCACGGGCCGCAAGGGCGCGACGACCGTGGTGGACACGGACGAGGGCCCGCGCCCGGGCACCTCGATGGACGTCCTCGCGAAGCTGCGCCCGGTCGTGAAGGGCGGCTCCGTGGTGACGGCGGGCAATGCGTCCTCGCTCAACGACGGCGCCTCGGCCATCGTGGTGGCCTCGGAGGCCGCCATCGAGCGGTTCGGCCTGGCCCCGCGGGCCCGCATCCTCGACGGCGCCTCCGCCGGGGTGGCGCCGGAGATCATGGGCATCGGCCCGGTCCCGGCCACCCGCAAGGTCCTCGAGCGCCAGGGCGTCTCCGTGGCGGACCTCGGGGCGGTGGAGCTGAACGAGGCCTTCGCCTCCCAGTCGCTGGCCGTGATGCGCGAGCTGAAGCTGGATGAGGACATCGTCAACGCCGACGGCGGAGCGATCGCCCTCGGCCACCCGCTCGGCTCCTCCGGGTCCCGCCTGGTCGTGACGCTCCTGGGCCGCATGGACCGCGAACTCGGCGCGGGCGCGGGCCGGAAGCTCGGCCTGGCCACGATGTGCGTGGGCGTGGGCCAGGGCACCGCCCTCCTGATCGAGGGGGTCTAG
- a CDS encoding tyrosine-protein phosphatase: protein MSDAVAWEGAVNARRVLGSVYRMGRREWLTERGWRQMRTDGVRTVIDLRNPDEQRRRPTDPDVRPEAMDGITIVSTPTEDPAHPEHAAQFAAELIPYLSHPKGYPGTVRLFPDLIAAVFRAIAEAPAGVVLHCSAGRDRTGIIVTMLLQLADPAAAPEAVAAQYEASVRGINEWHRVSPVKHPYERWHDDAELAPMIAERQEALAAFAAGLDVERFLLDHGLTAADIAAIRAKLAPTAT from the coding sequence ATGAGCGACGCGGTGGCCTGGGAGGGCGCCGTCAACGCCCGGCGGGTCCTTGGCTCGGTGTACCGGATGGGCCGGCGCGAATGGCTCACCGAACGCGGGTGGCGGCAGATGCGCACCGACGGCGTCCGCACCGTGATCGACCTGCGGAACCCGGACGAGCAGCGCCGCCGCCCCACCGATCCCGACGTGCGGCCGGAGGCCATGGACGGCATCACGATCGTGAGCACGCCCACCGAGGACCCCGCCCATCCCGAGCACGCTGCCCAGTTCGCGGCCGAGCTCATCCCGTACCTCAGCCACCCCAAGGGCTACCCGGGCACGGTGCGCCTCTTCCCGGACCTCATCGCCGCCGTGTTCCGCGCGATCGCGGAGGCGCCCGCCGGCGTCGTCCTGCACTGCTCGGCGGGCCGCGACCGCACAGGCATCATCGTCACCATGCTGCTGCAGCTCGCGGACCCGGCCGCAGCTCCGGAGGCCGTCGCCGCCCAGTACGAGGCGAGCGTCCGCGGCATCAACGAGTGGCACCGGGTCAGCCCGGTCAAGCACCCCTACGAGCGGTGGCACGACGACGCCGAGCTGGCCCCGATGATCGCCGAGCGGCAGGAGGCCCTCGCGGCGTTCGCGGCCGGGCTCGACGTCGAGCGCTTCCTCCTCGACCACGGCCTCACCGCCGCGGACATCGCGGCCATCCGGGCCAAGCTCGCCCCGACCGCCACCTGA
- a CDS encoding YceI family protein → MDRRRLLIPLVIVVALIAAVVVGGPLVYAAVRPATQDPFSIAAATGPAASTTPRPASADNGTWSVAPGSQAGYTVNEVLNGKALAVVGRTDKVTGSASVAGGKLTAGTVTVDAGSIATDNTGRDNYFRFTVISAGKYPQATFTLGAPVALPDLGGQPVDVIVPGTLSLAGETRSVSADVKVVRDGDRIAAAGSIPIAVRDFGIDPPNLGFVKVEDHAKVEFRVNLAQNG, encoded by the coding sequence ATGGACAGACGCAGACTCCTGATCCCCCTCGTCATCGTCGTGGCGCTGATCGCCGCCGTGGTGGTCGGCGGCCCGCTCGTGTACGCAGCGGTCAGGCCGGCGACGCAGGACCCGTTCAGCATCGCGGCGGCGACCGGACCCGCGGCCAGCACGACGCCGCGCCCCGCCTCGGCGGACAACGGCACCTGGAGCGTGGCCCCGGGCTCGCAGGCCGGGTACACGGTCAACGAGGTGCTCAACGGCAAGGCGCTCGCGGTCGTGGGCCGCACGGACAAGGTGACCGGGTCGGCGTCGGTGGCCGGCGGAAAGCTCACCGCAGGGACCGTCACCGTGGATGCCGGCAGCATCGCCACCGACAACACCGGCCGTGACAACTACTTCCGCTTCACCGTGATCTCCGCGGGCAAGTACCCGCAGGCCACGTTCACGCTGGGGGCGCCCGTGGCCCTTCCGGACCTGGGCGGCCAGCCCGTGGACGTGATCGTGCCCGGCACGCTCTCCCTCGCGGGCGAGACCCGTAGCGTGAGCGCGGACGTGAAGGTGGTGCGCGACGGCGACCGCATCGCCGCCGCCGGCTCCATCCCGATCGCGGTGAGGGACTTCGGGATCGACCCGCCGAACCTCGGCTTCGTCAAGGTCGAGGACCACGCGAAGGTCGAGTTCCGGGTGAACCTGGCCCAGAACGGCTGA
- the paaZ gene encoding phenylacetic acid degradation bifunctional protein PaaZ, producing the protein MTTATETTAPDSTRVAVVPSYIRDGWWTPDEASKAAEVRDASTGELLAVVSADGLDLGAMVEHGRTVGQAELGRLTIHERALKLKELAQFLNGHRDELYELSYKTGATKIDSMVDVDGGIGVLFTFGSKGRRELPNSNVIVDGPMEVLSKDGSFAGEHIYTRIPGVAVQINAFNFPVWGMLEKFAPAFVAGVPTIVKPATPTGYVTEAMVRLMVDSGILPAGSIQLISGSARTLLDELDYRDMVSFTGSAATANLLKSHPNVVHGGVRFTSETDSLNAAILGPDAVPGTPEFDAFVKSVVTEMTVKAGQKCTAVRRSIVPAELVDDVVAAIGARVTERVVVGDPRAEGVTMGALASVEQLKDVRGAVESLVAAGGKIAFGSLEAPEVVTASGEKAVVADGAFMSPVVLTWEDVQAPALHGTEAFGPVSSVVGYSSLEEAIRLAALGSGSLVASVCTNDPETARTLVTGIAAHHGRVLMLNREDARTSTGHGSPVPHLVHGGPGRAGGGEELGGIRSVKHHMQRTAIQGSPNMLTAVTGVWHTGADRNLADPADPSTHPFRKSLAELRLGDAMRSELRQITLEDIAKFAAETGDTFYAHMDDEAARAAGVFPGIVAHGYLLVSWAAGLFVSPEPGPVLLNYGLDNLRFLQPVPAGDSIRVTLTAKQITPRVTDEYGEVRWDAVLTNQDNELIANYDVLTLVEKEWPRKA; encoded by the coding sequence ATGACCACTGCCACCGAGACCACCGCCCCAGACTCCACTCGCGTCGCCGTCGTCCCCAGCTACATTCGCGACGGCTGGTGGACTCCGGACGAGGCCAGCAAGGCCGCCGAGGTGCGCGACGCCAGCACGGGCGAGTTGCTCGCCGTCGTGAGCGCGGACGGACTCGACCTCGGCGCGATGGTCGAGCACGGCCGTACCGTGGGCCAGGCCGAGCTCGGCCGGCTCACCATCCACGAGCGCGCGCTCAAGCTCAAGGAGCTCGCCCAGTTCCTCAACGGCCACCGCGACGAGCTCTACGAGCTCTCCTACAAGACCGGCGCCACGAAGATCGACTCGATGGTGGACGTCGACGGCGGCATCGGCGTCCTCTTCACGTTCGGCTCGAAGGGCCGGCGCGAGCTGCCCAACAGCAACGTGATCGTGGACGGCCCCATGGAGGTGCTCTCGAAGGACGGCTCGTTCGCCGGTGAGCACATCTACACCCGCATCCCGGGCGTGGCCGTGCAGATCAACGCGTTCAACTTCCCCGTGTGGGGCATGCTCGAGAAGTTCGCGCCCGCGTTCGTGGCCGGCGTGCCCACGATCGTCAAGCCCGCCACCCCGACCGGGTACGTGACCGAGGCGATGGTCCGCCTCATGGTCGACTCCGGGATCCTCCCGGCGGGCTCGATCCAGCTCATCTCCGGCTCGGCCCGCACGCTCCTGGACGAGCTCGACTACCGCGACATGGTCTCCTTCACCGGCTCCGCGGCCACGGCGAACCTGCTGAAGTCCCACCCGAACGTGGTCCACGGCGGCGTCCGCTTCACCTCCGAGACGGACTCGCTCAATGCCGCGATCCTCGGTCCCGACGCCGTCCCGGGCACCCCGGAGTTCGACGCCTTCGTCAAGTCCGTGGTCACCGAGATGACCGTCAAGGCCGGCCAGAAGTGCACCGCGGTGCGCCGCAGCATCGTCCCGGCCGAGCTCGTGGACGACGTCGTCGCCGCCATCGGCGCGCGGGTGACGGAGCGCGTCGTGGTCGGCGATCCGCGCGCCGAGGGGGTCACGATGGGCGCCCTCGCCTCGGTGGAACAGCTCAAGGACGTCCGCGGAGCGGTCGAGTCCCTCGTGGCCGCCGGCGGCAAGATCGCGTTCGGCTCCCTCGAGGCGCCCGAGGTCGTCACCGCGAGCGGCGAGAAGGCCGTCGTGGCCGACGGAGCGTTCATGTCCCCGGTGGTCCTGACCTGGGAGGACGTCCAGGCGCCGGCCCTGCATGGCACCGAGGCGTTCGGCCCGGTCTCCTCGGTGGTCGGCTACTCCTCGCTCGAGGAGGCGATCCGGCTCGCCGCGCTGGGCTCCGGCTCGCTCGTCGCCTCGGTCTGCACCAACGACCCGGAGACGGCCCGCACGCTCGTGACCGGGATCGCCGCGCACCACGGCCGCGTGCTCATGCTCAACCGCGAGGACGCCAGGACCTCGACCGGCCACGGCTCCCCGGTCCCGCACCTCGTCCACGGCGGCCCGGGCCGCGCCGGCGGCGGCGAGGAGCTCGGCGGCATCCGCTCGGTCAAGCACCACATGCAGCGCACCGCGATCCAGGGCTCGCCCAACATGCTCACTGCCGTCACGGGCGTGTGGCACACCGGCGCCGACCGCAACCTCGCCGACCCGGCGGACCCCTCGACGCACCCGTTCCGCAAGTCGCTGGCCGAGCTGCGCCTGGGCGACGCCATGCGGTCCGAGCTGCGGCAGATCACCCTCGAGGACATCGCGAAGTTCGCGGCCGAGACGGGCGACACGTTCTACGCCCACATGGATGACGAGGCCGCCCGCGCGGCCGGCGTCTTCCCCGGCATCGTGGCGCACGGCTACCTCCTCGTGAGCTGGGCCGCGGGGCTGTTCGTCTCGCCCGAGCCTGGGCCCGTGCTGCTGAACTACGGCCTGGACAACCTGCGCTTCCTCCAGCCGGTCCCGGCCGGCGACTCGATCCGGGTGACCCTCACGGCCAAGCAGATCACCCCGCGCGTCACGGACGAGTACGGCGAGGTCCGCTGGGACGCCGTCCTGACCAACCAGGACAACGAGCTGATCGCGAACTACGACGTGCTCACCCTGGTCGAGAAGGAGTGGCCGAGGAAGGCCTGA